The Polyodon spathula isolate WHYD16114869_AA chromosome 3, ASM1765450v1, whole genome shotgun sequence genome has a segment encoding these proteins:
- the LOC121313590 gene encoding ankyrin repeat and MYND domain-containing protein 2-like produces the protein MAPPKKGDLTDEERELLNAITTGNVQEASRVLGCKGVRVNCLDEHGMTPLMFAAYKGKEDMCKLLLQHGADVNCNEHDHGYTALMFAGFSGNKNITCMMLEAGAEPNVVNSVGRTAAQMAAFVGQHDCVTVINNFFPRERLDYYTKPQGLDKEAKLPPKLAGPLHKVIMTANLHPVKIVMMVRESALLADVAALGKCYRVLDLICEKCIKQRDMNEVLAMKMHYISFILQKCITFLKEREDKLDGLIKSLLKGRDTDGFPSYQEKFIRECIRKFPYCDATLLQQLVRSVAPVEIGNDPTALSVLTQAITGQVGFSDAEFCTACGEKGADKRCSVCKMVIYCAQDCQKQHWFTHKKVCMKLQDQREKHEAESAKQKIKQKNKQQSKGESKEAIEDTSISQEEPSDGHNVETKTQSGEPIAISVSESGISTAASETKQTSLSDVVLTG, from the exons ATGGCTCCTCCGAAAAAAGGAGATCTTACCGATGAAGAGAGAGAGTTATTAAACGCTATTACAACAG GAAATGTGCAGGAGGCTTCAAGAGTGCTGGGATGTAAAGGTGTCCGTGTCAATTGTTTGGATGAG catgGGATGACTCCACTGATGTTTGCCGCCTACAAAGGGAAAGAGGACATGTGCAAATTGTTACTACAACATGGAGCTGATGTAAACTGCAATGAGCATGACCATGGATACACTGCCCTTATGTTTGCAGGGTTTTCAG GTAATAAAAACATAACTTGCATGATGCTGGAGGCTGGAGCTGAACCAAATGTAGTGAACTCTGTTGGACGGACAGCTGCGCAGATGGCTGCCTTTGTAG gtcaGCATGACTGTGTGACAGTTATCAACAATTTCTTTCCCCGAGAAAGACTGGATTATTATACAAAACCCCAAGGCCTTGATAAAGAGGCAAAGCTTCCCCCCAAGCTTGCTGGACCCTTGCATAAAGTCATCATGACAGCTAACCTGCACCCTGTAAAG ATTGTAATGATGGTGAGAGAGAGCGCTCTGCTGGCTGATGTGGCTGCCCTGGGGAAATGCTATAGAGTCCTGGACCTGATCTGTGAGAAGTGCATTAAACAGAGGGACATGAATGAGGTGCTGGCCATGAAAATGCACTACATCAGCTTCATTCTACAGAAGTGTATTACTTTCCTAAAGGAGCGTGAGGATAAGCTTGATGGCCTTATTAAAAG TTTGTTAAAAGGAAGAGACACAGATGGTTTTCCTTCTTACCAGGAGAAGTTCATCAGAGAGTGCATTAGGAAGTTTCCTTACTGCGACGCCACCCTTCTGCAGCAGTTAGTTAGGAGCGTTGCTCCTGTAGAGATT GGCAATGATCCCACCGCTCTCTCTGTGCTCACCCAAGCCATCACCGGCCAGGTTGGTTTTAGTGATGCTGAATTTTGTACGGCTTGTGGCGAGAAGGGAGCTGATAAAAGGTGTTCTGTCTGCAAAATG gtgATATATTGTGCACAAGATTGTCAGAAGCAACACTggttcacacacaaaaaagtctGCATGAAACTACAAGATCAGAGAGAAAAGCATGAAGCAGAATCtgctaaacagaaaataaaacaaaaaaacaaacaacaaagcaaaG gtGAATCTAAGGAAGCAATAGAAGACACTTCAATTTCTCAGGAAGAACCCAGTGATGGCCATAATGTTGAAACGAAAACACAAAGTGGAGAACCTATAGCTATAAGCGTTTCAGAGAGTGGGATAAGTACAGCAGCTTCTGAAACTAAACAGACTTCTCTGAGTGATGTTGTCCTCACAGGCTAA